A genomic region of Gemmata massiliana contains the following coding sequences:
- a CDS encoding ArsR/SmtB family transcription factor, translated as MAKKSAPKPKSKAQADPQAEWIAAFGEPTRLALIGALAKGAQTVTNLARETGAEMVNVSHHLKIMRDAELVTTEKDGRYVIYSLVGATVKGTTLELAHSTGAKVALPLE; from the coding sequence ATGGCGAAGAAATCCGCTCCCAAACCAAAATCAAAAGCCCAAGCCGATCCCCAGGCTGAATGGATCGCGGCGTTCGGTGAACCAACGCGCTTGGCTCTGATCGGTGCGCTTGCCAAAGGAGCACAGACAGTTACTAACCTCGCGCGAGAGACTGGGGCCGAGATGGTGAACGTGTCGCACCACTTAAAGATCATGCGCGATGCCGAACTGGTGACCACCGAGAAGGATGGCCGGTACGTGATCTACTCCCTCGTGGGTGCCACTGTGAAGGGCACGACACTCGAACTGGCACACTCGACCGGAGCCAAGGTAGCGCTCCCCCTGGAGTGA
- a CDS encoding MerR family transcriptional regulator translates to MIDSTAETLPTLAKRIGKTRMTVWNWIKNGITVGNRKVKLSAVRVGRQWCVQADWYEQFVKDCNPELPALPESPSAQQRRLKAEQERAKILIG, encoded by the coding sequence ATGATCGACAGCACAGCAGAGACGCTTCCCACTCTCGCGAAGCGGATCGGCAAAACGCGCATGACGGTTTGGAACTGGATCAAAAACGGGATCACGGTCGGCAACCGAAAGGTGAAGCTCTCCGCGGTCCGGGTCGGAAGGCAATGGTGTGTTCAGGCCGATTGGTACGAGCAGTTCGTCAAGGACTGCAACCCAGAACTGCCCGCGCTGCCGGAGTCACCATCGGCCCAGCAACGACGCCTGAAGGCCGAACAAGAACGCGCAAAGATCCTGATTGGGTGA
- a CDS encoding protein kinase domain-containing protein, whose protein sequence is MPVATCPRAETLAAFARGDLSSTELAGVADHVAGCTACGEALKFVPEDSLADLARAAVAVPPTVKSVVGIVSAGPTVKSDKIPPALANHPRYRIISELGAGGMGVVYKAEHRLMGRVVALKVVAPHLTAKASAVERFVKEFKAAGKLTHPNIVTYHDADEAGGLHFLAMEFIEGTSLDRLVAKKGPLPVPMACVFARQAALGLQHAAEKGMVHRDIKPQNLMVTRKGQVKVLDFGLARFAQADEADAPVEMDPARTTQLPLGGGRTLGGADVGVTNPNVLMGTPDYLSPEQARNSHDVDARSDIYSLGCTLYFLLTGKAPFLGATTLIDKLLAHTSEAPPPVRTVRPEIQPALADVLERMMAKKLEDRYQTAAEVASALLPFTRSDSAKEPVFEIVDAVAVAPVHTPAPVALLAFDTPPITSGPTLTDTQRHKRPKKSKKSARRQQQKRAVIGGAAAALFLFAAIAVAVVVTGKKKASDAPTDPPAVAKTDLPQTKGDKGEKNEKGEKSKPSPTAPTAITPPTKKGAQILFVLPSSGVWLDDFLPVRNRFVERGATVVTAAFEGDRARPSPGTPGDDVPIDVRLEANMNLTDYSALVFCGERTEEYMGLGRASGTVGPVIQKMRVAGKPVAAICVGQGVLATHGVLKGKKVAPCDHLFKKHPFLPWDKMNVTWDKPGVTVDGKVVTASGPPDAVPFADAILKLIEAK, encoded by the coding sequence ATGCCCGTAGCTACTTGCCCCCGTGCGGAAACCCTGGCCGCGTTCGCACGCGGCGACCTGTCGTCGACCGAGCTGGCCGGTGTCGCGGACCACGTGGCCGGGTGTACGGCGTGCGGCGAAGCCCTGAAGTTCGTACCCGAGGACTCGCTCGCGGACCTGGCCCGCGCTGCGGTGGCTGTGCCACCCACAGTGAAATCCGTGGTGGGCATCGTGTCAGCCGGCCCCACCGTTAAGAGCGATAAAATTCCCCCCGCGTTAGCGAACCACCCGCGGTATCGCATCATCAGCGAACTCGGTGCCGGTGGAATGGGCGTCGTGTACAAGGCCGAGCACCGCCTGATGGGGCGCGTCGTCGCGCTGAAAGTGGTCGCCCCGCACCTGACCGCGAAGGCCAGCGCGGTCGAGCGGTTCGTGAAGGAGTTCAAGGCCGCCGGCAAGCTCACGCACCCGAACATCGTCACCTACCACGACGCGGACGAAGCGGGCGGGCTGCACTTCCTCGCGATGGAATTCATCGAGGGCACCAGCCTCGACCGACTGGTCGCGAAAAAGGGTCCGCTCCCGGTGCCGATGGCGTGCGTGTTCGCGCGCCAGGCGGCGCTCGGGCTCCAACACGCGGCCGAAAAGGGGATGGTTCACCGCGACATCAAGCCGCAGAACCTGATGGTGACGCGCAAGGGGCAGGTGAAGGTGCTCGACTTCGGCCTCGCCCGGTTCGCCCAGGCGGACGAGGCCGACGCGCCGGTCGAAATGGACCCGGCCCGGACCACGCAGCTCCCACTTGGTGGCGGAAGAACGCTCGGCGGTGCGGATGTGGGGGTGACGAACCCGAACGTGCTCATGGGCACGCCGGACTACCTCTCGCCCGAACAGGCCCGGAACTCGCACGACGTCGACGCCCGCAGCGACATTTATTCACTCGGCTGCACGCTGTACTTCCTGCTCACAGGGAAGGCGCCGTTCCTCGGCGCGACCACGCTCATCGATAAGCTGCTCGCCCATACGAGCGAAGCTCCGCCGCCGGTCCGCACGGTTCGCCCGGAAATACAGCCGGCGCTGGCCGATGTGCTCGAACGCATGATGGCGAAGAAACTGGAAGACCGCTACCAGACCGCGGCAGAGGTGGCGAGCGCGCTGCTCCCGTTCACGCGGTCCGATTCCGCGAAGGAACCGGTGTTCGAGATCGTGGACGCGGTCGCGGTCGCTCCCGTTCACACGCCCGCGCCGGTCGCGTTGCTCGCGTTCGATACGCCCCCGATCACGAGCGGCCCGACCCTGACCGACACCCAACGCCATAAGCGCCCGAAGAAGTCCAAGAAGTCCGCGCGGCGCCAGCAGCAGAAACGGGCCGTGATCGGCGGAGCGGCCGCGGCTCTGTTCCTGTTCGCTGCGATCGCGGTTGCGGTGGTGGTGACCGGTAAGAAGAAGGCGAGTGATGCGCCGACCGATCCGCCCGCGGTCGCCAAAACAGATTTGCCGCAAACCAAGGGTGACAAAGGCGAAAAGAACGAGAAGGGTGAGAAGAGCAAGCCCTCCCCAACCGCGCCGACGGCGATCACCCCTCCAACAAAGAAGGGCGCGCAGATCCTCTTCGTGCTGCCGAGTAGCGGGGTGTGGCTGGACGACTTTTTGCCGGTGCGCAACCGCTTTGTGGAGCGCGGCGCGACCGTGGTGACCGCCGCGTTCGAGGGCGACCGCGCCCGACCGTCGCCGGGTACGCCCGGGGACGACGTGCCCATCGACGTGCGCCTCGAAGCGAACATGAACCTGACCGATTACTCCGCGCTCGTTTTCTGCGGCGAGCGCACGGAGGAGTACATGGGGTTGGGCCGCGCATCGGGCACGGTCGGCCCGGTGATTCAGAAGATGCGGGTGGCGGGCAAGCCGGTCGCGGCGATCTGCGTGGGTCAGGGCGTTTTGGCCACGCACGGCGTGCTGAAGGGGAAGAAGGTCGCCCCCTGCGATCACCTGTTCAAGAAGCACCCGTTCCTGCCCTGGGACAAGATGAACGTGACCTGGGACAAGCCGGGCGTGACGGTGGACGGCAAGGTCGTCACCGCGAGCGGCCCGCCCGACGCGGTCCCGTTCGCCGATGCGATCCTGAAGCTGATCGAAGCGAAGTGA
- a CDS encoding RNA polymerase sigma factor, protein MQVTSATLLERLRDPRDSGAWERLVELYAPLIRVWAERLNVRGADADDLVQEVMAVVVRRFPEFVHPEKPGAFRGWLRAIAANCARTVWKGRKVHPTAPGGSDFGTYIARLEDPTDDFARAWEREHDLHVTRKLLERIKPDFEARTWELFGRFVLDGLSAEEVAAEAGVTANAVYIAKSRVLARLREEAGGLLG, encoded by the coding sequence ATGCAAGTTACATCGGCTACACTGTTAGAGCGGCTCCGCGACCCCCGCGATTCGGGCGCATGGGAGCGGCTCGTCGAATTATATGCCCCGCTCATCCGAGTGTGGGCGGAGCGCCTCAACGTGCGCGGGGCCGACGCCGATGACCTCGTCCAGGAAGTCATGGCGGTCGTCGTGCGCCGGTTCCCGGAGTTCGTCCACCCCGAGAAGCCGGGGGCGTTCCGCGGGTGGCTCCGCGCGATCGCGGCCAACTGCGCCCGCACCGTGTGGAAGGGCCGGAAAGTTCACCCGACCGCGCCGGGCGGGTCCGATTTCGGAACCTATATCGCGCGCCTCGAAGACCCGACCGACGACTTCGCCCGGGCCTGGGAGCGCGAGCACGACCTCCATGTCACCCGCAAGCTGCTGGAGCGCATCAAACCCGACTTCGAGGCGCGCACCTGGGAATTATTCGGCCGGTTCGTCCTCGACGGGCTGTCCGCGGAGGAAGTCGCGGCCGAGGCCGGCGTCACCGCGAATGCCGTTTATATCGCAAAGTCCCGCGTTCTGGCCCGGTTGCGCGAAGAAGCGGGGGGACTGTTGGGTTAG
- a CDS encoding response regulator, with the protein MTERPRLLLIGPSVGSLDAALAGIADVEPVSAGAAEIAQRLRTGQFEGVIAAPDLVAGMIDRFHRDELIISHIEKGLAVLDSTGTVLWANPVFRSGAPGEPVGRTLFDFLGSDRVSIEHVESANGRVIAAATESDDPADPLSPARRGAATALRVHCPANTEQPFIEIDVRPVIAPDGRVNQLTALVRNVTSQVVQQQKLDALHAAGRELAGLDADQLTDMNVEARVELLKSNLRRTIHDLLHYDTIEVRLLDRKTDELKPLLEDGMLPEAAQRVLFARPTGNGVTGFVAATGVSYLCPDTADDPHYIAGAAGARSSMTVPLKFQDVVIGTLNVESPRVNGFGPADLQFTELFSREVAAALHTLDLLSAQQVCTAGQSIESVNKEIALPLDEVLTGASVLLERLSEADPDAAVRLRQILGAARQVKDSIAQVGRDMTEAPAAGNQPLLGKQVLVIDSDERIRRMAHLMLGRLGATVETAGTGADGIALASDADYDTIFQEVKPPDMGGYECYRRLRAACPSATVALTTGFGYDVAHSIVKARADGMRHVLFKPFRQDQIVRAVTEGDTARAGATG; encoded by the coding sequence GTGACGGAACGACCCCGACTACTACTCATCGGCCCGTCCGTCGGGTCGCTCGACGCTGCGCTCGCGGGCATCGCGGACGTGGAGCCGGTGTCGGCCGGCGCCGCCGAGATCGCGCAGCGGCTCCGGACCGGACAGTTCGAGGGCGTGATCGCCGCGCCCGACTTGGTCGCCGGGATGATCGACCGGTTCCACCGCGACGAACTCATCATCAGCCACATCGAAAAGGGCTTGGCCGTTCTCGATTCCACCGGGACCGTGCTGTGGGCGAACCCGGTGTTCCGCTCCGGGGCGCCCGGCGAGCCGGTGGGGCGCACGCTGTTCGACTTCCTCGGGAGCGACCGCGTGTCGATCGAACACGTTGAGAGCGCGAACGGGCGCGTGATCGCGGCCGCGACCGAGAGCGACGACCCCGCGGACCCGCTCAGCCCGGCCCGGCGCGGCGCCGCAACCGCACTACGTGTCCACTGCCCGGCCAACACCGAACAGCCCTTTATCGAAATCGACGTCCGACCGGTGATCGCGCCCGATGGCCGGGTCAACCAGTTGACCGCGCTCGTGCGGAACGTGACCTCGCAGGTGGTCCAGCAGCAGAAGCTCGACGCGCTCCACGCGGCCGGGCGCGAACTCGCCGGCCTGGACGCGGACCAGCTTACCGACATGAACGTCGAGGCCCGCGTCGAGTTACTCAAGTCGAACCTGCGGCGCACCATTCACGACTTGCTCCACTACGACACGATCGAGGTCCGGTTACTCGACCGCAAAACGGACGAGCTGAAACCGCTCCTCGAAGACGGCATGCTGCCCGAGGCCGCGCAGCGGGTGCTGTTCGCGCGCCCGACCGGGAACGGGGTCACCGGGTTCGTCGCGGCCACCGGCGTGAGCTACCTGTGCCCGGACACGGCCGACGACCCGCACTACATCGCCGGCGCCGCCGGCGCCCGCAGCTCGATGACGGTGCCGCTCAAGTTCCAGGACGTGGTGATCGGCACGCTGAACGTCGAGAGCCCGCGCGTCAACGGGTTCGGGCCGGCCGACCTCCAGTTCACGGAACTCTTCAGCCGGGAAGTCGCGGCCGCGCTCCACACGCTCGACCTGCTGAGCGCCCAGCAGGTGTGTACCGCGGGGCAGTCGATCGAGTCGGTGAATAAAGAGATCGCGCTGCCGCTCGACGAGGTGCTAACCGGCGCGAGCGTGCTCCTGGAACGACTCTCGGAGGCCGACCCGGACGCGGCCGTGCGCTTGCGGCAGATCCTCGGCGCCGCCCGCCAGGTGAAGGACAGCATCGCCCAGGTCGGGCGCGACATGACCGAAGCGCCCGCGGCGGGGAACCAGCCGCTCCTGGGCAAGCAGGTGCTGGTGATCGATTCCGACGAGCGCATCCGCCGCATGGCGCACCTGATGCTCGGTCGATTGGGAGCAACGGTCGAAACGGCCGGCACCGGCGCGGACGGCATCGCGCTGGCGTCCGACGCCGACTACGACACGATCTTCCAGGAAGTGAAACCGCCGGACATGGGCGGATATGAGTGTTACCGGCGCCTGCGTGCCGCGTGCCCGTCGGCGACCGTCGCACTCACCACGGGATTCGGTTACGACGTGGCCCACTCGATCGTGAAGGCCCGCGCGGACGGGATGCGCCACGTCCTGTTCAAGCCGTTCCGCCAGGACCAGATCGTCCGCGCCGTCACCGAGGGCGACACCGCCCGCGCCGGCGCGACGGGATAA
- a CDS encoding PQQ-binding-like beta-propeller repeat protein, with protein MPHTPSRSANRRFVLTSACAVGALFASLATLGAGDWPQWRGPNRDGRATDFKAPQTWPKELTQKWKVTVGDGVATPALVGDKLFVFTRENNSEVTRCLGAASGKEAWADKYEVAFKPTADAGFPGPRCSPAVAGGKVVTLGVNGTLSCLDAESGKKLWRVETKGMPRFHTSSSPVIVDKIVIAQFGGESSGGIAAYELESGNEKWKWTGDGTAYASPVLMTVDGTQTVIAETAANVVGLDAAEGKLLWKSAYPVTGGRGYNSSTPIVEGQTVIFSGSNRGTRALKIEKKGDEYTAKEVWNNKEQSALYNTPVLKSGSVFGLTSADALFCVSAETGKVAWTEPLAGGRGYGNVVDAGTVLLALPPNGQLTVFEPSDKEFKKIANYKVGAGKTYAYPIATGNRIFVKDADSVILWTVE; from the coding sequence ATGCCACACACACCTTCGCGGTCCGCGAACCGGCGATTCGTACTCACCTCCGCGTGCGCGGTCGGTGCCCTGTTCGCGAGCCTCGCGACGCTCGGCGCGGGGGACTGGCCACAGTGGCGCGGACCCAACCGCGACGGCCGTGCCACCGATTTCAAAGCGCCGCAAACGTGGCCCAAGGAACTCACCCAGAAGTGGAAAGTGACCGTCGGCGACGGAGTTGCGACGCCCGCACTCGTTGGCGACAAGCTGTTTGTGTTCACCCGCGAGAACAACTCGGAAGTCACCCGGTGCCTGGGCGCCGCGAGCGGCAAAGAGGCGTGGGCCGACAAGTACGAGGTGGCGTTCAAACCCACCGCCGACGCCGGGTTCCCGGGTCCGCGGTGCTCGCCCGCCGTGGCTGGGGGGAAGGTCGTTACGCTGGGCGTCAACGGCACGCTCTCGTGCCTCGATGCCGAGAGCGGCAAGAAACTCTGGCGCGTCGAAACCAAGGGGATGCCGCGGTTCCACACGTCTAGCTCACCGGTAATCGTTGACAAGATCGTGATCGCGCAGTTCGGCGGCGAAAGTAGCGGCGGGATCGCGGCCTACGAGTTGGAGAGCGGGAACGAGAAATGGAAGTGGACGGGCGACGGCACCGCCTACGCCTCGCCGGTGCTGATGACTGTGGACGGAACCCAAACGGTCATCGCGGAGACCGCAGCGAACGTCGTCGGGCTGGACGCGGCCGAAGGAAAACTGCTCTGGAAGAGCGCCTACCCGGTGACCGGCGGGCGCGGGTACAACTCGTCGACGCCGATCGTGGAGGGGCAAACCGTGATCTTCTCCGGGTCCAACCGCGGGACGCGGGCGCTGAAGATCGAAAAGAAGGGCGATGAGTACACCGCGAAAGAAGTGTGGAACAACAAAGAGCAGTCGGCACTATACAACACGCCGGTTCTGAAAAGCGGGAGCGTGTTCGGGCTGACGTCGGCCGACGCCCTGTTCTGCGTGAGCGCGGAAACCGGCAAGGTCGCGTGGACGGAACCGCTCGCGGGCGGGCGCGGGTACGGGAACGTCGTGGACGCCGGGACCGTACTCCTCGCGCTCCCCCCGAACGGCCAGTTGACCGTGTTCGAGCCGAGCGACAAGGAGTTCAAGAAGATCGCGAACTACAAGGTGGGCGCCGGCAAGACGTATGCGTACCCGATCGCGACCGGGAACCGCATCTTCGTGAAGGACGCCGATTCGGTCATCTTGTGGACCGTCGAGTGA
- a CDS encoding deoxyguanosinetriphosphate triphosphohydrolase, producing the protein MAAPITTDAWLAFEDGWLAPYAMPSRASRGRKHTEPEHEYRSLYQRDRERIVHCTAFRRMTGKTQVLVASVNDHHRTRLTHTLEVTQLARTVARRLRLNEDLAEAIALAHDIGHPPFGHAGEDALDECLKPFGGFDHNLFGLRRVDELEERYPQFPGLNLSFEVREAFVQHSSRRDAPECSEFRTAGAPLLEAQIADIVDSIAYDTHDTDDALGLGFITLDELRRVEFWARATERVRVHTPGLSEGPMRVAVIRELLAWQVTDLLAETANRLASAGVKSVDDVRSARLPLVGFGPEVRKLKAELERFLRERVYKHHRVLRMTANGKRILESLFAEYVRAPALLPEKHLRRWTGADAIAGPPPLGWVTAARTRLDCLERVVGDYLAGMTDRFAQLEYRRLFLPSIEL; encoded by the coding sequence ATGGCAGCTCCGATCACCACCGACGCCTGGCTCGCGTTCGAGGACGGGTGGCTCGCGCCCTACGCGATGCCCTCCCGGGCCAGCCGCGGGCGCAAGCACACCGAACCGGAACACGAGTACCGGTCGCTCTACCAGCGCGACCGCGAGCGCATTGTTCACTGTACTGCGTTCCGGCGCATGACCGGCAAAACGCAGGTGCTCGTTGCCAGCGTCAATGACCACCACCGGACCCGGCTCACACACACGCTCGAAGTCACCCAACTCGCGCGCACGGTGGCCCGCCGGCTCCGGCTGAACGAAGACCTCGCGGAAGCCATCGCTCTCGCCCACGACATCGGGCACCCGCCCTTCGGCCACGCCGGGGAGGACGCGCTCGACGAGTGCCTGAAGCCGTTCGGGGGGTTCGATCACAACCTGTTCGGGCTGCGCCGGGTCGACGAGCTGGAAGAGCGCTACCCGCAGTTCCCCGGGCTGAATTTGTCGTTTGAAGTGCGCGAGGCGTTCGTCCAGCACAGCAGCCGGCGCGACGCCCCCGAGTGCTCCGAGTTCCGCACGGCCGGGGCGCCGCTGCTCGAAGCCCAGATCGCCGACATCGTGGACTCCATCGCTTACGACACGCACGACACGGACGACGCGCTCGGGCTGGGGTTCATCACGCTCGACGAACTGCGCCGCGTCGAGTTCTGGGCGCGCGCAACGGAGCGCGTGCGGGTACACACGCCCGGGCTATCCGAAGGGCCGATGCGCGTGGCCGTGATCCGCGAGCTACTCGCGTGGCAGGTGACGGACCTCCTCGCGGAGACCGCGAACCGGCTCGCGAGCGCCGGCGTAAAGTCCGTAGACGACGTTCGTTCCGCGCGCCTGCCGCTCGTCGGGTTCGGACCCGAGGTGCGCAAACTGAAGGCCGAACTGGAGCGGTTCCTGCGCGAGCGCGTGTACAAGCACCACCGCGTGCTGCGGATGACGGCGAACGGGAAGCGGATCCTGGAGTCCCTGTTCGCGGAGTACGTTCGCGCCCCCGCGCTGCTCCCGGAAAAGCACCTCCGGCGCTGGACCGGGGCCGACGCGATCGCCGGCCCGCCGCCCCTGGGGTGGGTCACCGCGGCGCGCACGCGGCTCGACTGCCTGGAGCGCGTCGTCGGCGACTACCTGGCGGGTATGACGGACCGGTTCGCCCAACTCGAATACAGGCGCCTGTTTTTGCCGTCCATCGAACTGTAG
- a CDS encoding PIN/TRAM domain-containing protein has product MLMILIRVAYAALVVGMAVLSFSFLMDSDQTLKKVLVPLGVLTIGGLVLLTDMREKQKQITTISAVYFGLMLGMLLGYLFSIALVPILESTFGAGSPLILLGRVLLTVVCCYVTISTFVQTKDEFRFIIPYVEFSKQVKGGKPLVLDTSVIIDGRIADVCDTRLIDTKLLVPRFVLQELQAIADSADKMKRNRGRRGLDVLKRLQSNPKLELQMHDGNVPELRTGERIRVDERLVILAKALGARVVTNDFNLNKIAQLQGVDVINLNEVANALKTVAIPGEYMQVKVVKAGDQIGQGVGYLDDGTMVVVEQGRPFIGQDITIVVTSVLQTPAGRMIFGRPDQRASGSHTPYPGNGSTTNLTGPGDSRSGASGSGPHEPLKGGDTKI; this is encoded by the coding sequence ATGCTGATGATATTGATACGTGTCGCCTATGCCGCGCTCGTCGTCGGTATGGCCGTTCTCTCGTTCAGCTTTCTGATGGATTCGGATCAGACTCTGAAGAAAGTCCTCGTGCCGCTCGGCGTCCTCACCATCGGCGGGCTGGTGCTGCTCACCGACATGCGCGAGAAGCAGAAGCAGATCACCACCATCTCCGCGGTCTACTTCGGGCTCATGCTCGGCATGCTGCTCGGGTACCTGTTCTCGATCGCGCTCGTTCCGATCCTCGAATCGACGTTCGGGGCCGGGTCGCCGCTCATCCTCCTCGGGCGGGTGCTGCTCACCGTCGTGTGTTGCTATGTAACGATTTCGACGTTTGTGCAGACCAAGGACGAATTTCGGTTCATTATCCCTTATGTCGAATTTTCCAAACAGGTGAAGGGCGGTAAGCCGCTCGTGCTGGATACGAGCGTAATCATTGATGGCCGCATCGCCGACGTGTGCGATACTCGATTGATCGACACGAAGCTCCTCGTGCCGCGGTTCGTGCTGCAAGAGTTGCAAGCCATCGCGGACAGCGCGGACAAGATGAAGCGCAACCGCGGGCGCCGCGGGCTGGACGTGCTGAAGCGCCTCCAGAGCAACCCGAAGCTCGAACTGCAGATGCACGACGGGAACGTGCCCGAGCTGCGGACCGGCGAGCGCATCCGGGTGGACGAGCGGTTGGTGATTCTGGCGAAGGCGCTCGGCGCCCGCGTGGTCACCAACGACTTCAACCTGAACAAGATCGCGCAGCTCCAGGGCGTGGACGTCATCAACCTGAACGAGGTGGCGAACGCCCTGAAGACGGTCGCGATCCCCGGCGAGTACATGCAGGTCAAGGTCGTGAAGGCCGGCGACCAGATCGGTCAGGGCGTCGGGTACCTCGACGACGGCACGATGGTGGTGGTCGAGCAGGGCCGGCCGTTCATCGGGCAGGACATCACGATCGTGGTGACGAGCGTGCTCCAGACCCCGGCCGGGCGCATGATCTTCGGGCGCCCGGACCAGCGCGCGAGCGGGTCGCACACCCCGTACCCCGGGAACGGCAGCACGACGAATCTGACCGGGCCGGGTGACTCCCGGAGCGGGGCGAGTGGGTCGGGGCCGCACGAGCCGTTAAAGGGTGGTGACACGAAGATCTGA
- a CDS encoding tetratricopeptide repeat protein, with the protein MRMLLLGLAGLSAGTVAWAVGAQPSKPLTEPGKGGALPPGEAAPAAAASDVQLVERCLAARKEYEASLKALYEHYTKSGDKQRLAWSERELMAYHLVWKPSYNLDVKDVPPPTLEARVNVREANELYKTAMEYKGKGLGDDYVLNMRRSELLLREVLDKYPNSDKIGDVAYQLADIYESRAYKQYDRAAKYYERSFQWVKGSRTDARLRAATLYDRQLNERTKAIDLYRAVVEHDTNPDHIKQAEKRVGELTGRK; encoded by the coding sequence ATGCGCATGCTGCTGCTGGGATTGGCCGGGCTGAGTGCCGGCACCGTCGCGTGGGCGGTGGGCGCGCAGCCGAGCAAACCGCTGACCGAGCCGGGTAAGGGGGGCGCGCTCCCGCCCGGAGAAGCGGCGCCGGCCGCCGCCGCGAGCGACGTGCAGCTCGTCGAGCGCTGTCTCGCCGCCCGCAAGGAGTATGAGGCCAGCCTCAAGGCGCTCTACGAGCACTACACCAAGTCCGGCGACAAGCAGCGCCTCGCGTGGTCCGAGCGCGAACTCATGGCCTACCACCTCGTGTGGAAGCCATCGTACAACCTCGACGTGAAGGACGTTCCGCCCCCCACACTGGAGGCCCGCGTCAACGTGCGCGAGGCGAACGAGCTGTACAAGACCGCGATGGAGTACAAGGGCAAGGGGCTGGGCGACGATTACGTGCTGAACATGCGCCGGTCCGAACTGCTGCTCCGCGAGGTGCTGGACAAGTACCCGAACTCGGACAAGATCGGCGACGTGGCGTACCAGCTCGCCGACATCTACGAGAGCCGCGCGTACAAGCAGTACGACCGGGCCGCGAAGTATTACGAGCGCTCGTTCCAGTGGGTGAAGGGGTCGCGCACCGACGCCCGGCTCCGCGCCGCGACGCTCTACGACCGCCAACTGAACGAGCGCACGAAGGCGATCGACCTGTACCGGGCCGTCGTCGAACACGACACGAACCCGGACCACATCAAGCAAGCCGAGAAGCGCGTGGGCGAGCTGACGGGCCGCAAGTAA
- a CDS encoding cation diffusion facilitator family transporter yields MEPLARLHWPVVLSIAAAFVTIGMKSAAYALTGSVGLLTDALESVVNLLAAVTAYFALWYASRPADPTHTYGHEKIEFLSSGLEGVLIVVAGLGAAGYGVQRLVTPEPLQAIELGSGLALGASVVNFAVARVLLHYGRVHKSIVMEADGQHLMADVWTSVGVLAGLALVYATKLTFFDSLLAIIMGLHITWTGWGLIRRSFDGLMDHAIPRDEIERIREVIRANLPEGAIFHMLRTRLSGARRFIEFHLLVDGDISVREGHQLASKLEAALETAMPEVAVTIHVEPVDEQESWEPEYLQRLGEEPLPPPPTTPQVSE; encoded by the coding sequence ATGGAACCTCTCGCACGGCTGCACTGGCCGGTCGTTCTCTCGATCGCGGCCGCGTTCGTCACCATCGGAATGAAGAGCGCGGCGTATGCCCTCACGGGGTCCGTCGGGCTGCTCACCGACGCGCTCGAATCGGTGGTGAACCTGCTCGCGGCCGTCACCGCGTACTTCGCGCTGTGGTACGCCTCCCGGCCCGCCGACCCCACGCACACTTACGGCCACGAGAAGATCGAGTTCCTCTCGAGTGGGCTTGAAGGCGTGCTGATCGTGGTCGCCGGTCTCGGCGCTGCGGGGTACGGCGTTCAGCGGCTGGTCACCCCCGAACCGCTCCAGGCGATCGAACTCGGGAGCGGGCTGGCGCTGGGGGCCTCGGTCGTGAACTTCGCCGTGGCCCGGGTACTGCTCCACTACGGGCGCGTTCACAAGTCCATCGTGATGGAAGCGGACGGCCAGCACCTCATGGCCGACGTGTGGACCTCGGTCGGCGTTCTCGCGGGACTGGCGCTCGTCTACGCGACCAAACTCACGTTCTTCGATTCGCTGCTCGCGATCATCATGGGCCTGCACATCACCTGGACCGGGTGGGGGCTGATCCGCCGCTCGTTTGATGGCCTCATGGACCACGCGATCCCGCGCGACGAAATCGAGCGCATCCGCGAAGTGATCCGCGCGAACCTCCCGGAAGGGGCGATCTTCCACATGCTCCGCACGCGCCTGTCCGGGGCGCGCCGGTTCATCGAGTTCCACTTGCTCGTCGATGGTGATATTTCCGTGCGCGAGGGGCACCAGCTCGCGTCAAAACTCGAAGCTGCGCTCGAAACCGCGATGCCGGAAGTGGCGGTGACGATTCACGTTGAACCGGTGGACGAACAGGAGTCGTGGGAGCCGGAGTACCTTCAGCGGCTCGGGGAAGAACCGCTCCCCCCTCCGCCCACAACCCCGCAAGTCTCTGAGTAG